One window from the genome of Thermus sediminis encodes:
- a CDS encoding rhodanese-like domain-containing protein produces MNRRAFLALLLLPVLAACGSKGSYQNVGPEELYRALGSGALVVDVRTPQEYAAGHVPGAVNLPVEEVARWADTLPKDKPVYLYCRSGNRSRQAAEYLKRKGYTNLYNLEGGVLAIERAGFPLVR; encoded by the coding sequence ATGAACCGGCGGGCCTTCCTCGCCCTTCTCCTCCTCCCTGTCCTGGCCGCCTGCGGGTCCAAGGGGAGCTACCAGAACGTGGGCCCGGAGGAGCTTTACCGGGCCTTGGGATCGGGGGCCCTGGTGGTGGACGTGCGTACCCCCCAGGAGTATGCCGCAGGCCACGTGCCGGGAGCGGTGAACCTTCCCGTGGAGGAGGTGGCCCGCTGGGCGGACACCCTGCCCAAGGACAAGCCCGTCTACCTCTACTGCCGAAGCGGCAACCGCAGCCGCCAGGCGGCGGAGTACCTGAAGCGGAAGGGGTACACCAACCTCTATAACCTGGAGGGCGGGGTGCTGGCCATTGAGCGGGCGGGGTTCCCCTTGGTCCGCTGA